Proteins co-encoded in one Malus sylvestris chromosome 9, drMalSylv7.2, whole genome shotgun sequence genomic window:
- the LOC126582027 gene encoding exocyst complex component EXO70E2-like — MVMGDCKSVNPEMEGECDLIAAAKNIARALGSKKNLTDGEREVLANLGTQLSSMIRLGERTDEKVTEVADRLNSIQERIMRWEADQSMIWDSSPNESLEYVKAVEEARRLIERLEASCWDKNDEECEVLHRAHDVLQTAMARLEEEFKHMLVQNRQPFEPEHMSFRSNEEDITDGSSIISFGDDSIEDSLQRDSVSRASEEVIIDLVHPDVVPELRGIANLMFNCNYDQECTQAYTIIRKEALDECLSILEIQKLSIEDVLKMEWGCLNSKIRRWVWGMKIFVRVYLASEKSLSDQIFGELGPVYLDCFVEASKASMLQLLNFGEAMSIGPHQPEKLFRILDMYEVLADVLPDIDALYADEAGSSVRIECHEVLMKLGESVKATFCEFESAIASNPSTNPVAGGGIHPLTRYVMNYLRTLTDYGETFNVLFEDSDDADSVLLSPDTSPSSEEENKATDSPGRISPMVCQFRSFTSTLEGNLDEKSRLYKDPSLQHVFLMNNLRYMAQKVKGDELRLIFGDSWLRKCNGKVQQHAMNYQRSSWSSVLNLLKEEGIQNPGSNSISKTLLKERLRSFYLAFEEIYKSQTTWLIPDPQLREDVQISASLNVIQAYRTFVGRHSNDISDKLIKYSADDLQNYLLDLLEGSPKSLQNSSRR, encoded by the coding sequence ATGGTTATGGGGGATTGTAAATCTGTGAACCCGGAAATGGAAGGAGAGTGCGATTTGATTGCTGCGGCGAAGAACATAGCGAGGGCATTGGGGTCGAAGAAGAACCTTACAGATGGTGAGAGGGAGGTTCTGGCTAATCTTGGCACCCAGTTGTCCAGCATGATCAGACTCGGTGAGAGAACTGATGAGAAGGTAACTGAGGTGGCAGATCGCCTTAATTCGATTCAGGAGAGGATCATGAGGTGGGAGGCTGATCAGTCGATGATATGGGATTCGAGTCCGAATGAGTCTCTGGAGTATGTCAAGGCCGTGGAGGAGGCTCGGAGGTTGATCGAAAGATTGGAAGCGTCGTGTTGGGATAAAAATGATGAAGAGTGTGAGGTGTTGCATAGAGCTCATGATGTTCTTCAGACAGCAATGGCTAGGCTAGAGGAAGAGTTCAAGCACATGCTTGTTCAGAACAGGCAGCCCTTTGAACCCGAGCACATGTCTTTTCGTTCGAACGAAGAGGATATTACGGATGGCAGCTCGATAATCTCTTTTGGGGATGATTCGATTGAGGACTCACTTCAAAGGGATAGTGTCAGCAGAGCGTCTGAGGAAGTCATCATTGATTTGGTTCATCCCGATGTAGTTCCTGAGCTCAGAGGCATTGCAAATTTGATGTTCAATTGCAATTATGATCAGGAATGTACGCAAGCTTACACCATCATCCGAAAGGAGGCATTGGATGAGTGCCTCTCCATTCTCGAAATCCAGAAGCTGAGTATTGAGGATGTGCTGAAGATGGAGTGGGGCTGCTTGAATTCCAAAATCAGAAGATGGGTCTGGGGTATGAAGATCTTCGTGCGAGTTTATCTAGCTAGCGAGAAATCGCTCAGCGATCAGATTTTTGGGGAGCTGGGACCGGTTTATTTGGATTGTTTTGTTGAGGCATCAAAGGCTTCAATGCTGCAGCTTCTGAATTTTGGTGAAGCCATGTCTATTGGCCCCCACCAACCGGAAAAGTTGTTCCGCATTCTTGACATGTATGAGGTGCTTGCGGATGTTCTTCCCGATATAGATGCTTTATATGCAGACGAGGCTGGTTCTTCTGTAAGGATTGAGTGTCACGAGGTTCTGATGAAATTGGGTGAGTCTGTGAAGGCGACATTTTGTGAATTCGAGAGCGCCATTGCATCAAACCCCTCGACTAACCCTGTTGCTGGAGGAGGAATACATCCGCTCACCAGATATGTGATGAATTACTTGAGGACTCTCACGGACTATGGAGAGACCTTTAATGTGCTCTTCGAGGACAGTGATGATGCTGATTCCGTTTTGCTGTCTCCTGACACGAGTCCTTCCTCAGAAGAGGAAAACAAAGCCACTGATTCTCCAGGCAGAATTTCCCCAATGGTTTGCCAGTTCCGATCATTTACTTCAACTCTGGAAGGCAACCTTGACGAGAAGTCCAGGTTATATAAGGATCCTTCCTTGCAACATGTATTTTTGATGAACAATCTACGTTACATGGCTCAGAAGGTTAAGGGGGATGAACTGAGGCTCATTTTTGGAGACAGCTGGCTTAGAAAGTGCAACGGGAAAGTTCAACAGCACGCGATGAACTACCAGAGATCTAGTTGGAGTTCCGTCCTTAATTTACTCAAAGAGGAGGGCATTCAGAATCCCGGTTCAAATTCTATCTCAAAAACCCTCCTCAAGGAAAGGCTCCGCAGCTTTTATCTTGCGTTCGAGGAGATCTACAAGAGCCAAACAACATGGCTCATTCCGGATCCTCAGCTTCGAGAAGATGTGCAAATCTCAGCGTCCTTGAATGTAATCCAAGCTTATAGGACATTCGTGGGAAGACATTCGAATGACATAAGTGACAAGCTCATCAAGTACAGTGCGGACGATTTGCAGAATTACCTCTTGGATCTCTTGGAGGGATCCCCGAAATCATTACAAAATTCCAGCAGGAGGTGA
- the LOC126633687 gene encoding serine carboxypeptidase-like 25, which yields MVTMDKTQILISVLILGLFSSAKCSSHGSGVGRVVNKEEEADRIVGLPGQPKVSFQQFSGYVTVNQHVGRSLFYWLTEAADDPLSKPLVVWLNGGPGCSSVAYGASEEIGPFRINKSASGLNLNKFSWNTVANLLFLETPAGVGFSYSNRSSDLFDTGDARTAKDSLQFIIRWLDRFPRYKGREVYLTGESYAGHYVPQLAKAILTYNSQSKHPINLKGIMVGNAVTDNYYDNLGTVTYWWSHAMISDKTYKQLINTCDFRRQKNSDQCESLYSYAMDKEFGNIDQYNIYAPPCNNSDGSTRTSTRQTAMHLPHRPMFRQISGYDPCTEKYAELYYNRPDVQKALHANITKIPYKWTACSEVLNRNWNDTDVSVLPIYRDMIAAGLRIWVFSGDVDSVVPVTATRYSLAHLKLATKIPWYPWYTKKQVGGWTEVYEGLTFATVRGAGHEVPLFKPRAALELFRSFIQGRPLPKSS from the exons ATGGTTACCATGGACAAAACGCAGATCCTAATCTCCGTTTTGATTCTTGGGCTGTTTAGTTCTGCAAAGTGCAGCAGCCATGGAAGTGGAGTAGGAAGAGTTgtaaacaaagaagaagaagccgaCAGGATTGTGGGACTACCTGGACAACCCAAGGTTTCGTTTCAGCAGTTTTCAGGATACGTGACAGTAAATCAACATGTTGGGAGATCCCTCTTTTACTGGCTCACTGAGGCTGCCGACGATCCCTTGTCAAAGCCGCTTGTTGTTTGGCTCAATGGAG GTCCCGGCTGCTCTTCTGTGGCATATGGTGCATCGGAAGAGATAGGACCATTTAGAATAAACAAGAGTGCTTCAGGACTAAACTTGAACAAGTTCTCATGGAACACAGTTGCCAATCTCTTGTTCTTGGAAACTCCAGCCGGGGTCGGCTTCTCCTACAGCAACCGCTCCTCCGATCTCTTTGACACCGGTGATGCCCGCACTG CAAAGGACTCATTGCAATTCATAATCCGATGGCTGGATCGATTCCCACGATACAAGGGCAGAGAAGTATATCTCACAGGCGAGAGCTATGCAGGACATTATGTTCCTCAGCTAGCCAAAGCAATTTTGACCTACAATTCACAGTCCAAACACCCAATCAATCTTAAAGGAATAATG GTGGGTAATGCAGTGACAGACAACTACTACGATAACCTAGGGACAGTGACATACTGGTGGAGCCATGCAATGATCTCCGATAAAACCTACAAACAACTGATCAACACATGCGATTTTAGGAGGCAGAAGAATTCAGATCAATGTGAGTCGTTGTATAGCTACGCCATGGATAAAGAGTTTGGAAACATAGACCAGTATAACATTTACGCACCACCCTGCAACAACTCCGATGGAAGCACAAGAACTTCTACAAGGCAGACTGCTATGCATTTGCCTCATCGACCG ATGTTCCGGCAAATATCCGGCTATGATCCTTGTACGGAGAAATATGCTGAACTTTATTACAACAGGCCAGATGTACAGAAAGCACTCCATGCCAACATAACCAAAATTCCTTATAAGTGGACTGCTTGCAG TGAGGTTTTAAATCGAAACTGGAACGACACAGATGTATCGGTTCTTCCTATTTACAGGGATATGATAGCTGCTGGTTTAAGGATTTGGGTTTTCAG tGGAGATGTGGACTCAGTGGTGCCAGTCACAGCCACTAGATATTCCCTTGCACATCTCAAATTAGCTACCAAAATTCCATGGTACCCCTGGTATACTAAGAAGCAG GTGGGAGGGTGGACAGAGGTATACGAAGGGCTGACATTTGCAACAGTGAGAGGAGCAGGTCATGAAGTTCCACTTTTCAAGCCAAGAGCAGCTCTTGAGCTTTTCAGATCATTTATTCAAGGGAGGCCTCTTCCCAAATCctcatga